A window of Salmo trutta chromosome 31, fSalTru1.1, whole genome shotgun sequence contains these coding sequences:
- the LOC115169583 gene encoding ADP-ribosylation factor 1: MGNLFASLFKAFGKKEMRILMVGLDAAGKTTILYKLKLGEIVTTIPTIGFNVETVEYKNISFTVWDVGGQDKIRPLWRHYFQNTQGLIFVVDSNDRERVNEAREELMRMLAEDELREAVLLVFANKQDLPNAMNAAEITDKLGLHSLRHRNWYIQATCATSGDGLYEGLDWLSNQLKNQK, translated from the exons ATGGGGAATTTATTTGCAAGTCTCTTTAAAGCATTTGGCAAGAAAGAGATGAGGATCCTCATGGTGGGTCTCGATGCTGCTGGTAAAACAACAATCCTGTACAAGTTAAAACTTGGAGAAATTGTAACTACCATTCCAACTATAG GTTTTAATGTTGAGACAGTTGAGTACAAGAACATAAGTTTTACAGTGTGGGATGTAGGCGGTCAAGACAAGATTCGACCGCTGTGGCGTCATTACTTCCAGAACACACAGG GTCTTATCTTTGTTGTGGACAGCAATGACAGAGAGCGCGTGAACGAAGCCCGTGAAGAACTGATGAGAATGTTGGCAGAGGATGAACTACGAGAGGCAGTCTTATTAGTATTCGCTAACAAACAG GACCTCCCAAATGCTATGAATGCGGCCGAAATCACAGACAAGCTGGGACTGCACTCCCTCCGCCATAGAAACTGGTACATCCAGGCCACCTGTGCTACCAGCGGAGACGGTCTCTATGAAGGACTGGATTGGTTGTCTAATCAGTTAAAAAACCAGAAATAG